One window of the Shewanella cyperi genome contains the following:
- a CDS encoding TIGR01777 family oxidoreductase yields MKIFITGATGFIGRQLVATLAEHELRVLTRDVGRARDLLGEGIQYLTDLNRLENFNDVDAVINLAGEPIVGRRWSDAQKHVLKHSRWDITSTLTGLIQQSDNPPAVFISGSAVGFYGNQGNQVVTEASLPVDDFAHEICATWEQLALEAASPQTRVCIIRTGVVLALGGGALAKMLPPFRLGLGGPIGSGNQGISWIHMDDMIRLIHFLLSNPGCRGIYNACAPNPVSNRDFAGALGRALHRPALLPVPELALKLLLGEASTMVTGGQYVLPQRVEEAGFRFLFPKIDQAMEAIFPD; encoded by the coding sequence ATGAAGATCTTCATCACCGGTGCCACGGGTTTTATCGGGCGGCAATTGGTGGCCACCCTGGCCGAGCATGAGTTGCGGGTTTTAACCCGCGATGTGGGCCGGGCAAGGGACCTTCTCGGTGAAGGCATCCAATACCTGACGGACCTTAACCGGTTGGAAAATTTCAATGACGTCGATGCGGTGATCAACCTCGCCGGTGAACCCATTGTGGGCCGACGTTGGAGTGACGCCCAAAAGCATGTGCTCAAGCACAGCCGTTGGGATATCACCAGCACACTCACAGGTCTCATTCAGCAGAGCGACAATCCCCCCGCGGTATTTATCAGCGGCTCTGCCGTCGGCTTCTACGGCAATCAGGGCAATCAGGTAGTCACCGAAGCCAGCCTGCCGGTGGACGACTTTGCCCATGAAATCTGTGCCACCTGGGAACAACTGGCCCTGGAAGCCGCCTCGCCCCAAACCCGGGTGTGCATCATCCGCACCGGCGTGGTATTGGCCCTGGGCGGCGGCGCCCTGGCCAAAATGCTGCCACCTTTCCGCTTGGGTTTGGGTGGTCCCATCGGCAGCGGCAATCAGGGGATCAGCTGGATCCACATGGATGACATGATCCGTCTGATCCACTTTTTACTGAGTAATCCCGGTTGTCGCGGCATCTACAATGCCTGCGCCCCAAATCCCGTCAGCAACCGTGACTTTGCCGGCGCCCTGGGAAGGGCACTGCACAGGCCCGCCCTGCTGCCGGTACCTGAGTTGGCATTGAAACTCTTGCTCGGGGAAGCCAGCACCATGGTCACCGGGGGGCAATATGTGCTGCCACAGCGGGTAGAGGAAGCCGGCTTTCGCTTCCTGTTCCCCAAAATTGATCAGGCCATGGAAGCCATCTTCCCCGACTGA
- a CDS encoding ABC transporter ATP-binding protein has product MSDFSVIKVENLSKQVSTQEGELSILSGINLDVKPGQSLAIVGPSGSGKSTLLGLLAALDTPSSGEIWLDGEALSVLDEEQRASLRKEKVSFIFQTFMLVDTLTALENVMLPAELAGRADARERAMGLLQRVGLGHRLNHLPKQLSGGEQQRVAIARAFISEPKVLFADEPTGNLDAANAHKIADMLFAMNRESHTTLVLVTHDLTLAQRCQRQLLMQAGELSEAAATPRTKETGTWD; this is encoded by the coding sequence ATGTCAGATTTCAGCGTAATCAAAGTGGAAAACCTCAGTAAACAGGTCTCAACCCAGGAGGGGGAGCTTTCTATCCTGAGTGGCATCAATTTGGATGTCAAGCCGGGTCAAAGCCTGGCGATAGTGGGGCCGTCAGGCTCCGGCAAGTCGACTCTGCTGGGACTATTGGCGGCCCTGGATACCCCAAGTTCGGGGGAAATTTGGCTCGATGGGGAAGCTCTGTCGGTATTGGATGAAGAACAGCGTGCCAGCCTGCGTAAGGAAAAGGTCAGCTTTATTTTTCAAACCTTTATGTTGGTTGACACCCTTACGGCCCTGGAAAACGTCATGTTGCCGGCGGAGCTGGCCGGACGCGCCGACGCCAGGGAGCGGGCCATGGGGCTGTTGCAGCGGGTGGGACTGGGTCACAGACTGAATCACTTGCCCAAGCAGTTGTCCGGCGGCGAGCAGCAGCGGGTGGCCATAGCCCGGGCTTTTATCAGCGAACCCAAGGTACTGTTTGCCGATGAGCCCACCGGCAATCTGGATGCCGCCAATGCCCATAAGATTGCCGACATGCTGTTTGCCATGAACCGTGAGAGTCACACGACCCTGGTGTTGGTGACCCACGATCTGACTCTGGCGCAGCGCTGTCAGCGGCAGCTGTTGATGCAGGCCGGCGAACTGTCCGAGGCAGCTGCAACCCCAAGGACAAAGGAGACCGGCACATGGGATTGA
- the folX gene encoding dihydroneopterin triphosphate 2'-epimerase — MTSDTATIRIKNLRLRTHIGIKEDEINNKQDVIINVRIDYRASRAMQSDQMDDALNYRTITKKIIALVENNRFSLLEHLTRKVLDIACEHDWVESANVEVDKPHALRFADSVSMELRYTRGE; from the coding sequence ATGACATCAGATACAGCCACCATCAGGATCAAGAACCTGCGCCTGCGTACCCACATAGGCATCAAGGAAGACGAGATAAACAACAAACAGGATGTGATTATCAACGTCCGCATCGATTACCGGGCCAGCCGTGCCATGCAAAGCGACCAAATGGATGACGCGCTCAATTATCGCACCATTACCAAAAAAATCATCGCCTTGGTGGAGAATAACCGCTTTTCACTGTTGGAACACCTGACCCGTAAGGTGCTCGACATTGCCTGCGAGCACGATTGGGTTGAATCGGCCAATGTCGAAGTGGACAAACCCCATGCCCTGCGTTTCGCTGACTCGGTATCCATGGAACTCAGGTACACCCGCGGCGAATAA
- a CDS encoding class I SAM-dependent methyltransferase codes for MDLFVEFLQQVEFPADSGRMFHGRGGLYPGVEHLCLDWYEPVLLLTSFSELGETELALYQRAISEFWLRHGRSGEPNLVYQLRAGVDSQTLILSGAVPEPHNITEQGLKFQVHLLRGQNHGLFLDMRAGRQWVREQAAGKNVLNLFAYTCGFSVAALAGGADNVVNMDMAKGALAIGKQNHLLNGFAAGARFLGHDIFKSWGKLSKLGPYDLIIADPPSNQKGSFIATKDYVRLLRRLPELLTPGGDLLLCLNAPELGCDFLAAQVQEVAPQLEFIERLANPAIYADMDEQKSLKVLRYSLPAEQ; via the coding sequence ATGGATTTATTCGTTGAATTTTTGCAGCAGGTAGAGTTCCCCGCAGACAGCGGCCGTATGTTCCATGGCCGCGGTGGCCTGTATCCCGGTGTCGAACACCTGTGTCTGGACTGGTATGAGCCGGTATTGCTGCTGACCAGCTTCAGCGAACTGGGTGAAACCGAGCTTGCTCTTTATCAGCGGGCCATCAGCGAATTCTGGCTCCGTCATGGCAGATCTGGAGAGCCTAATCTGGTCTATCAGTTGCGTGCCGGTGTCGACAGCCAAACCCTTATCCTCAGCGGCGCCGTGCCCGAGCCCCATAATATCACTGAGCAGGGGCTTAAATTTCAGGTGCACCTGCTCAGGGGCCAGAACCATGGACTCTTCCTCGATATGCGCGCCGGTCGTCAGTGGGTGAGGGAACAGGCGGCGGGCAAAAACGTGCTTAATCTCTTTGCCTATACCTGTGGGTTTTCGGTGGCGGCGCTCGCCGGTGGTGCCGATAACGTGGTGAATATGGACATGGCTAAAGGGGCGCTTGCCATAGGCAAACAGAACCATTTGCTCAATGGTTTTGCCGCCGGGGCTCGTTTTCTTGGCCATGACATTTTCAAGTCCTGGGGCAAGCTCAGCAAATTGGGGCCTTATGATCTCATCATTGCCGATCCGCCGAGCAACCAGAAGGGCAGCTTTATTGCCACCAAGGATTATGTGCGCCTGCTCAGGCGTTTGCCCGAGTTGCTGACGCCGGGCGGCGACTTGTTGCTGTGCCTCAACGCACCGGAATTGGGGTGTGATTTTTTGGCAGCCCAGGTGCAGGAAGTCGCGCCCCAACTGGAGTTTATTGAGCGCCTCGCCAATCCGGCCATCTATGCCGACATGGACGAGCAGAAATCCCTCAAGGTGTTAAGGTACAGCTTACCCGCAGAACAATAA
- a CDS encoding AI-2E family transporter, producing MFPIERPSMAFKGFAIMAFLIVILAGIKAASPIVVPFVLSVFIAVICNPVIVYLMRFRVPKWLAVMLLMLVIVLAGLWLATLVGSSVNEFSKQLPHYRGQLVQQFAWVLEKLQALNVQISKDQVLAYFDPGMALSMTTNMLSGVGNVMANLFLIILTIVFMLFEAQQLPKKLHLALDDPDMRLKQIDRFLQSVNEYMVIKTLVSLATGAVVGIGLSLIGVDYALLWGVIAFLFNYIPNIGSIIAAIPAILLAFIQLGPGAAGGTALLYLGTNMVMGNVIEPRFMGRGLGLSTLVVFLSLIFWGWLLGSVGMLLSVPLTMIVKIALESSSSGNWLAILLADQVDDKHVAPKVEAPSKEQ from the coding sequence ATGTTTCCAATCGAGCGGCCTTCCATGGCCTTCAAGGGCTTTGCCATCATGGCGTTTTTAATAGTGATCCTGGCCGGGATCAAGGCGGCGAGCCCCATAGTGGTGCCCTTTGTGCTGTCGGTGTTTATTGCGGTGATCTGTAATCCCGTCATTGTTTACCTGATGCGCTTTCGGGTCCCCAAGTGGTTGGCGGTCATGCTACTGATGCTGGTGATAGTGTTGGCGGGCTTGTGGCTGGCAACCCTGGTGGGCAGTTCGGTAAACGAGTTTTCCAAGCAATTGCCCCATTACCGGGGGCAACTGGTGCAGCAATTTGCCTGGGTGCTGGAAAAGTTGCAGGCTTTGAATGTGCAGATCTCCAAGGATCAGGTGCTGGCCTATTTTGACCCCGGCATGGCCTTGTCCATGACCACCAACATGCTCTCCGGCGTGGGCAATGTGATGGCCAATTTGTTCCTGATTATCCTGACCATAGTTTTTATGCTGTTCGAGGCCCAGCAGTTGCCGAAGAAGTTGCACCTGGCGCTGGACGATCCGGATATGCGCCTCAAGCAAATCGACCGTTTCCTGCAGTCGGTCAATGAATACATGGTGATAAAGACCCTGGTCAGCCTGGCCACAGGTGCCGTGGTGGGTATAGGCCTGTCGCTTATCGGTGTGGATTACGCCCTGCTGTGGGGCGTCATCGCTTTCCTGTTCAATTACATTCCCAATATAGGCTCGATTATTGCCGCCATTCCGGCTATTCTCCTCGCCTTTATTCAGCTGGGCCCCGGCGCGGCCGGCGGTACGGCGCTGCTGTACCTGGGTACCAACATGGTGATGGGCAATGTCATTGAACCCAGATTCATGGGGCGTGGCCTGGGCCTGTCGACCCTGGTGGTGTTCCTGTCTTTGATCTTCTGGGGCTGGCTGCTGGGCTCGGTCGGTATGTTGTTATCCGTGCCCCTGACCATGATTGTCAAGATAGCGCTGGAGTCCAGTTCCAGCGGTAACTGGCTGGCGATTTTGCTGGCAGATCAGGTTGATGACAAGCATGTAGCGCCCAAGGTTGAGGCCCCATCGAAAGAGCAGTAA
- a CDS encoding ABC transporter permease: MGLTLALRLLRRELRQGQLLLIVLAIALAVLAVTGLARVSERLQLAINGQASRFIAADRIIESPQPIAETILALADKLQLRRVDSLQFNSMVYAGEAFQLVTVRAVADGYPLKGHIAMIDGPADGLPAVGSLWYESRLGGLLGYPQHIELGERNFNMAGEIAQLPDAGFNPFASAPVVLMRLEDVASTGVISPGSRVTYRYQFAGDPAALADFEAKVKAELSSSQRWIDPTSGDSPVAQAVVRAERFLLLASLLGIALACAAIGIAAQRYCQRHYDVVAMLKTFGASAVQIRTIFGLHLLLVTLTGVCLGLLGGLALDAAVSAFLPPSIRVYDAPLLRPLLLGCTTGLISALMFSAYPMLRLLRIPPLRVLNGQLEGLTPGMWLHLLLSLSAMTALGWIYSRSWALTLSVVAGVLLLALLLVVLGLTMIRLGHGLGMRTTNPMQLALAGLRRRARQNALQLVGFSTALVLLLTILALRQDLLQEWRQQLPEGAPNYFLVNIAPEDEVPLKAFFDERGIEATAIYPVVRGRLAAINGEPLVSQEQAEAEGGRVGIGRELNLTWQERIPANNELLSGKFTPDADTVSVESGVAERLGIGLGDKLEFVIDNRPVSVRVTSVRQVHWETLQPNFFMIFPPAALQGFAYTSMASFHLPAERRELILSLIKGFPTISVIDVDAMVGQLRDIVAQVSMALSLVLALVLCASALVLFAQTEAGMVLRQRELAVLRTFGAPGRLLRLATAMEFALLGGIAGLLAVLVSEFSLYLLKTQVFELKAFLHPQWWPLACGGGAILVASLGYWRCRQLLQRTAASLLRAD, translated from the coding sequence ATGGGATTGACGCTGGCACTGAGATTATTGCGCCGGGAACTGCGTCAGGGGCAATTGCTGCTGATTGTACTGGCCATCGCCCTGGCGGTCCTGGCCGTGACCGGCCTTGCCCGGGTCAGCGAGCGCCTGCAGTTGGCCATCAATGGGCAGGCGAGCCGTTTTATTGCTGCCGATCGCATCATTGAATCCCCCCAGCCCATAGCGGAAACCATACTGGCGTTGGCCGATAAGTTGCAGTTGCGGCGGGTAGACAGCCTGCAATTCAACTCCATGGTGTATGCCGGCGAGGCGTTCCAATTGGTGACTGTGCGGGCCGTGGCCGACGGCTATCCGCTCAAGGGGCATATTGCCATGATTGACGGGCCGGCAGATGGATTACCCGCAGTCGGCAGCCTCTGGTACGAAAGTCGCCTGGGGGGCCTGCTTGGCTACCCGCAACACATTGAACTGGGTGAGCGCAACTTCAATATGGCCGGGGAAATCGCGCAGCTGCCCGATGCCGGTTTCAATCCCTTTGCCTCGGCGCCTGTGGTGCTGATGCGCCTGGAGGATGTGGCTTCCACGGGGGTCATAAGTCCCGGCAGCCGGGTAACCTACCGATACCAGTTTGCGGGAGATCCCGCAGCATTGGCAGACTTTGAAGCCAAGGTTAAAGCTGAACTCAGTAGCAGTCAGCGCTGGATAGACCCCACCTCGGGAGACTCCCCTGTGGCCCAGGCCGTGGTCAGGGCGGAGCGCTTTTTATTGCTGGCGAGTTTGCTCGGCATAGCGCTCGCCTGTGCCGCCATAGGCATTGCCGCCCAGCGTTATTGCCAGCGTCACTACGATGTGGTGGCCATGCTCAAGACCTTCGGTGCCAGTGCGGTGCAAATTCGCACCATCTTCGGCCTGCACCTGTTGCTGGTGACCCTGACCGGAGTGTGTTTGGGGTTGCTGGGGGGCTTGGCGCTGGATGCGGCCGTCAGTGCTTTTTTACCCCCCTCAATCAGGGTCTACGACGCCCCTTTACTCAGGCCATTGCTGCTTGGTTGCACCACTGGCCTTATCAGCGCCCTGATGTTTTCGGCTTATCCCATGCTCAGGTTGCTGCGCATTCCACCGCTGCGGGTGCTTAATGGCCAGCTGGAAGGCTTGACGCCGGGCATGTGGTTGCATCTGCTGCTGAGTCTGAGCGCCATGACGGCCCTTGGCTGGATTTATTCCCGTTCCTGGGCCCTGACCCTGTCTGTTGTCGCCGGCGTGTTATTGCTGGCCTTGCTCTTGGTGGTGCTGGGACTGACCATGATCCGTCTTGGCCATGGCCTGGGGATGCGGACCACCAATCCGATGCAATTGGCGCTGGCGGGCCTCAGGCGCCGTGCCAGGCAAAACGCCCTGCAGCTGGTGGGTTTTTCCACGGCGCTGGTGTTGCTGCTGACCATTTTGGCGCTGCGCCAGGACCTGTTGCAGGAATGGCGCCAGCAGTTACCCGAAGGGGCGCCCAATTATTTCCTGGTCAATATCGCGCCCGAGGATGAAGTGCCGCTGAAAGCCTTCTTCGATGAGAGGGGTATCGAAGCCACTGCCATCTATCCCGTGGTGCGCGGACGTTTGGCGGCCATTAACGGTGAGCCCCTGGTGAGCCAGGAGCAGGCAGAGGCCGAGGGCGGCAGGGTAGGGATAGGGCGTGAGCTCAATCTCACCTGGCAGGAGCGTATTCCGGCCAATAATGAACTCCTGTCCGGAAAGTTTACCCCGGACGCCGACACTGTGTCGGTGGAATCCGGCGTCGCGGAGCGTTTGGGTATAGGGCTCGGGGATAAGCTGGAGTTCGTGATAGACAACAGACCCGTCAGCGTCAGGGTCACCAGTGTGCGTCAGGTACATTGGGAAACCCTGCAGCCGAATTTCTTTATGATCTTTCCGCCAGCAGCACTGCAGGGCTTTGCCTACACCTCCATGGCAAGTTTCCACCTGCCGGCGGAGCGCCGGGAGCTGATCCTTTCCCTTATCAAGGGCTTCCCGACCATTTCGGTGATAGACGTGGACGCCATGGTGGGCCAGCTCAGGGACATAGTGGCCCAGGTGTCCATGGCTCTGTCTCTGGTGCTGGCTTTGGTGCTCTGTGCCAGCGCCCTGGTGCTGTTCGCCCAAACCGAAGCGGGTATGGTGCTCAGACAAAGGGAATTGGCGGTGCTCAGAACCTTCGGTGCTCCCGGGCGCTTGTTGCGTCTGGCTACCGCCATGGAATTTGCCCTGCTCGGCGGTATTGCCGGCTTGTTGGCCGTGTTGGTGTCTGAGTTTTCCCTGTACCTGCTCAAGACCCAGGTATTCGAACTCAAAGCCTTTTTGCATCCGCAGTGGTGGCCGCTCGCCTGTGGCGGAGGAGCCATATTGGTGGCGAGCCTGGGCTATTGGCGTTGTCGGCAATTGCTGCAGCGCACCGCGGCCAGTTTGCTGAGGGCCGATTGA
- the pta gene encoding phosphate acetyltransferase, whose translation MSRNIMLVPIGTGVGLTSLSLGMVRALERHGVKVQFFKPISQLRPHDHGPERSTTILAKSPTVNPLEPFEMSHAEALVRTDQTDVLMEQIIARAAECASNTETLIIEGLVPTRSHTFADDLNYAIAKALDADVIFVATPGNDSANGLKNRLEIAFKSWGGNKNKRLIGAIINKIGAPVDDEGRARPDLSEVFDHQENQRSDTKAMFQLPGKSPLRILGSVPYNLDLVSPRASDLAKHLRARILNAGEMNSRRLRKVTFCARSIPNMLQHFRADSLLVTSGDRSDVIVSACLAAMNGVKIGALLLTGSYTPEPEVLKLCEQAFETGLPVFLVDTNTWQTSLNIQRFDHEVPVDDAVRIELVQEYVAGHIDQSWIESVTEHSPREHRLSPPAFRYKLTELARAAKKTVVLPEGDEPRTIKAAAICAERGIARCVLLGKPEEIQRIAAQQEVVLGEDVVIVDPDEVRERYVEPMLDLRRHKGLTEVVAREQLEDNMVLGTMMLAEDEVDGIVSGAVHTTANTIRPPLQLIKTAPGSSLVSSIFFMLMPDQVLVYGDCAINPDPDAEQLADIAIQSAESAKAFGIEPRVAMISYSTGDSGTGSDVDKVREATRIAKQKRPDLVIDGPLQYDAAVMPNVARSKAPDSPVAGKATVFVFPDLNTGNTTYKAVQRSADLISIGPMLQGMRKPVNDLSRGALVDDIVYTIALTAIQATQNQGTAED comes from the coding sequence ATGTCCCGCAACATCATGTTGGTTCCCATAGGCACGGGCGTTGGCCTGACCTCCCTCAGCCTGGGCATGGTGCGCGCCCTGGAACGCCACGGCGTCAAGGTGCAATTCTTCAAACCCATCAGCCAGCTGCGCCCCCACGATCACGGTCCCGAGCGTTCTACCACTATTCTGGCCAAATCACCGACCGTCAATCCGCTGGAACCCTTTGAGATGAGCCATGCCGAGGCACTGGTCCGAACCGATCAGACCGATGTGCTGATGGAGCAGATCATTGCCCGGGCGGCCGAGTGCGCCAGCAATACCGAAACCCTGATCATCGAAGGCCTGGTGCCAACCCGCAGCCACACCTTCGCCGATGACCTTAACTATGCCATCGCCAAGGCCCTGGATGCGGACGTGATCTTTGTCGCCACCCCGGGCAACGACAGCGCCAATGGACTGAAAAACCGTCTAGAAATCGCCTTCAAGTCCTGGGGCGGTAACAAGAACAAACGCCTTATCGGCGCCATTATCAACAAGATTGGCGCACCGGTGGACGACGAAGGTCGCGCCCGCCCTGATCTGTCGGAGGTGTTTGACCACCAGGAAAACCAGCGCAGCGACACCAAGGCCATGTTCCAACTGCCGGGCAAGAGCCCACTGCGTATCCTCGGCAGCGTGCCCTATAACCTCGACCTGGTATCACCACGGGCTTCGGATCTGGCCAAGCATTTGCGCGCCAGGATCCTCAACGCCGGTGAAATGAACAGCCGCCGCCTGCGCAAGGTGACCTTCTGCGCCCGCTCCATCCCCAACATGCTGCAACACTTCCGTGCCGACTCCCTGCTGGTAACCTCGGGGGACAGATCGGACGTGATAGTGTCCGCCTGCCTTGCGGCCATGAACGGGGTCAAAATCGGCGCCCTGCTGCTGACCGGCTCCTATACACCCGAGCCCGAAGTGCTGAAACTCTGTGAGCAAGCCTTCGAAACCGGCCTGCCGGTATTTTTGGTGGACACCAATACCTGGCAAACCTCGCTCAATATCCAACGCTTCGACCACGAAGTGCCGGTGGATGATGCGGTGCGCATCGAACTGGTGCAGGAATACGTGGCCGGTCACATAGATCAAAGCTGGATTGAGAGCGTCACTGAACACTCGCCGCGGGAACACAGGCTGTCACCGCCGGCATTCCGCTACAAGCTCACCGAGCTGGCCCGCGCCGCCAAGAAAACCGTGGTGCTGCCCGAAGGCGATGAGCCGCGCACCATCAAGGCCGCCGCGATCTGCGCCGAGCGCGGTATCGCCCGCTGTGTGCTGCTCGGCAAGCCGGAGGAAATCCAACGCATTGCCGCCCAGCAGGAAGTGGTGCTGGGTGAAGATGTGGTGATAGTGGATCCCGACGAGGTGCGCGAGCGCTATGTGGAGCCCATGCTGGATCTGAGGCGCCACAAGGGCCTGACCGAAGTGGTTGCCCGCGAACAACTGGAAGACAATATGGTGCTCGGTACCATGATGCTGGCCGAAGACGAAGTCGACGGCATAGTCTCGGGCGCCGTGCATACCACGGCCAATACCATCAGGCCGCCGCTGCAGCTGATTAAAACCGCCCCCGGTTCCAGTCTGGTGTCTTCCATCTTCTTTATGCTGATGCCGGATCAGGTGCTGGTCTACGGTGACTGCGCCATTAACCCGGATCCCGATGCCGAGCAGTTGGCGGACATCGCCATCCAATCGGCAGAATCGGCCAAGGCCTTTGGCATTGAGCCCAGGGTGGCGATGATAAGTTACTCCACAGGTGACTCGGGCACGGGTTCAGACGTGGACAAGGTGCGTGAAGCGACCCGTATCGCCAAACAGAAACGGCCCGACCTGGTCATCGACGGCCCGCTGCAATACGACGCGGCGGTCATGCCGAACGTGGCCCGCTCCAAGGCCCCCGACAGTCCGGTGGCCGGTAAGGCAACCGTGTTTGTGTTCCCGGATCTGAACACGGGTAATACCACCTACAAGGCGGTACAGCGCAGCGCCGATCTCATCAGTATCGGCCCCATGCTGCAGGGTATGCGCAAGCCGGTGAATGACCTGTCCCGGGGCGCTCTGGTGGACGATATAGTCTACACCATAGCCCTGACCGCCATTCAGGCCACCCAAAACCAGGGCACAGCAGAAGATTAA